From one Tiliqua scincoides isolate rTilSci1 chromosome 14, rTilSci1.hap2, whole genome shotgun sequence genomic stretch:
- the TCTN2 gene encoding tectonic-2 isoform X1: MVALGRLFWGLLLLCRARAQDGGLGFQPSFIYMSGSEVTAFLTAGPADVFSIAVADNETGLLPLEDCTGRNTTGDWSLNVTLRQNVSTVTVRLTRSLQLCASNSTNCCVEPLCLVKALQVSACRDSVVVARLLIQVEIYANASSGNTTGKADNNATVIPNQVFQPLGSCPCNLTAGACDIRCCCDKECTPGMKQLFNGSCFEGVFGGDVSPPFDQLCSVQARRDAPDWFPFLCVQSPLDNTPFLGYFYHGVISPSQVSAFKVPFENVPGRLLSGYKQGDPILTTQNEYFTVPQPFIAGQCARNAPVAFLRNFNVECLATCQEGGGVPLTVAINSGTGDSIEPQVTHERKTNDVASCSGRECKNVTFAEDYTIIWEGKRIMEVKVTIISGETCPEATLKQRFTISFVSSNSTNAEELSGNPGYQVGKPVRAANLNTSDAVTTLKLWKPDGKGLCTSASLVPLLFGLNSVSGCILEVDPKDNCSQLRENVTERLNSLVQASFVGKRGNSNASDPDDWVEIIRSDIFDPTTNGSAEYLKGTCLYIPAHLNIQIITADVGAIEGIPQEEILGVQISFSTVTWQVQCPIVCEDNTSALPISAAVHFIKIPAQPPVPMTRFQINYTEYDCRRNDVCWPELFYPMTRDYTGEPYSHTLAKGLVLAFFFLIAFVLSDPWRRFYEAWNKT; the protein is encoded by the exons ATGGTCGCCCTGGGGAGGCTCTTCTGgggactgctgctgctctgcaggGCCCGGGCTCAGGATGGGGGCCTCG GGTTTCAGCCTTCCTTTATCTATATGTCTGGGTCTGAGGTCACTGCTTTTTTGACTGCTGGTCCTGCAGATGTGTTCTCTATTGCCGTGGCAGACAATGAAACAG GTCTGTTACCCCTTGAAGACTGTACTGGAAGAAACACGACTGGGGACTGGAGTTTAAATGTGACCTTACGACAG AATGTTTCCACAGTGACAGTGCGCTTGACCAGGAGCCTGCAGCTTTGCGCATCAAACAGCACCAATTGCTGCGTGGAGCCTCTTTGCTTGGTCAAAGCTCTGCAGGTTTCAGCCTGCCGGGATTCGGTGGTGGTGGCACGCCTGTTGATCCAAGTGGAAATCTATGCCAACGCATCCTCGGGAAACACGACAGGAAAAGCAGACA ataatGCAACAGTTATCCCCAATCAGGTGTTTCAGCCACTGGGCTCTTGCCCGTGCAATCTGACTGCCGGGGCCTGCGACATCCGCTGCTGCTGTGACAAG gaatGCACCCCAGGGATGAAACAGCTGTTCAATGGATCATGTTTTGAAGGAGTGTTTGGTGGGGATGTCAGTCCACCTTTTGATCAGCTGTGCTCTGTCCAAGCAAGAAGAGATGCCCCGGATTGGTTTCCCTTCTTATGTGTGCAGTCTCCTCTGGACAACACACCTTTCCTTGGTTATTTCTATCACGGGGTTAT TTCTCCATCACAAGTCTCTGCATTTAAGGTTCCTTTTGAAAATGTCCCGGGCCGACTGTTGAGTGGTTACAAACAAGGCGACCCAATTTTGACCACCCAAAATGAGTATTTTACTGTTCCTCAG CCTTTCATAGCTGGACAGTGTGCAAGGAATGCACCTGTGGCTTTTCTCCGGAATTTCAATGTTGAATGCCTTGCTACttgccaggaagggggaggcgtGCCCTTGACTGTTGCGATCAACAGTGGGACCGGAG ACAGCATTGAACCACAAGTCACCCACGAGAGGAAAACCAATGATGTTGCTAGCTGTAGTGGTCGAG AATGCAAAAATGTGACCTTTGCAGAAGACTATACGATCATATGGGAAGGGAAGAGAATAATGGAAGTGAAGGTCACCATCATTTCAGGAGAGACTTGTCCAGAAG CAACACTGAAGCAGAGATTTACGATCAGCTTCGTAAGCAGCAATTCCACTAATGCTGAAGAACTGTCTGGGAACCCAG GTTATCAAGTTGGCAAACCCGTTAGAGCAGCAAACCTGAACACTTCCGATGCTGTGACCACTTTAAAACTTTGGAAGCCAG ATGGCAAAGGTTTGTGTACATCCGCAAGCCTGGTGCCACTCTTGTTTGGGTTGAATTCGGTCTCTGGATGCATTTTGGAAGTTGATCCCAAGGACAACTGCAGTCAGTTGAG GGAGAATGTTACTGAAAGGTTGAATTCCTTGGTGCAAGCCAGCTTTGTCGGAAAGAGAGGCAATTCCAATGCCAGTGACCCAGATGACTGGGTGGAAATAATTC GTTCAGATATTTTTGATCCCACTACAAATGGAAGTGCTGAGTATTTAAAAGGCACTTGCCTATATATTCCTGCTCACTTGAACATTCAGATTATCACTGCAGATGTGGGTGCAATAGAAGGGATTCCTCAGGAGGAGATTCTTGGGGTGCAGATCAG tTTTTCTACAGTCACGTGGCAAGTTCAGTGTCCGATAGTTTGTGAAGATAACACCAGCGCTCTTCCTATCTCTGCCGCAGTGCACTTTATTAAAATACCAGCTCAGCCCCCTGTTCCCATGACAAG ATTTCAAATTAACTACACGGAATACGACTGCAGGAGAAATGATGTTTGCTGGCCAGAACTTTTTTACCCCATGACACGCGATTACACAG GGGAACCGTACTCCCACACTCTTGCCAAAGGCTTGGTATTGGCGTTTTTCTTCCTCATTGCGTTTGTGCTGAGCGATCCTTGGAGGAGATTCTATGAAGCCTGGAATAAAACATGA
- the TCTN2 gene encoding tectonic-2 isoform X2, translated as MSGSEVTAFLTAGPADVFSIAVADNETGLLPLEDCTGRNTTGDWSLNVTLRQNVSTVTVRLTRSLQLCASNSTNCCVEPLCLVKALQVSACRDSVVVARLLIQVEIYANASSGNTTGKADNNATVIPNQVFQPLGSCPCNLTAGACDIRCCCDKECTPGMKQLFNGSCFEGVFGGDVSPPFDQLCSVQARRDAPDWFPFLCVQSPLDNTPFLGYFYHGVISPSQVSAFKVPFENVPGRLLSGYKQGDPILTTQNEYFTVPQPFIAGQCARNAPVAFLRNFNVECLATCQEGGGVPLTVAINSGTGDSIEPQVTHERKTNDVASCSGRECKNVTFAEDYTIIWEGKRIMEVKVTIISGETCPEATLKQRFTISFVSSNSTNAEELSGNPGYQVGKPVRAANLNTSDAVTTLKLWKPDGKGLCTSASLVPLLFGLNSVSGCILEVDPKDNCSQLRENVTERLNSLVQASFVGKRGNSNASDPDDWVEIIRSDIFDPTTNGSAEYLKGTCLYIPAHLNIQIITADVGAIEGIPQEEILGVQISFSTVTWQVQCPIVCEDNTSALPISAAVHFIKIPAQPPVPMTRFQINYTEYDCRRNDVCWPELFYPMTRDYTGEPYSHTLAKGLVLAFFFLIAFVLSDPWRRFYEAWNKT; from the exons ATGTCTGGGTCTGAGGTCACTGCTTTTTTGACTGCTGGTCCTGCAGATGTGTTCTCTATTGCCGTGGCAGACAATGAAACAG GTCTGTTACCCCTTGAAGACTGTACTGGAAGAAACACGACTGGGGACTGGAGTTTAAATGTGACCTTACGACAG AATGTTTCCACAGTGACAGTGCGCTTGACCAGGAGCCTGCAGCTTTGCGCATCAAACAGCACCAATTGCTGCGTGGAGCCTCTTTGCTTGGTCAAAGCTCTGCAGGTTTCAGCCTGCCGGGATTCGGTGGTGGTGGCACGCCTGTTGATCCAAGTGGAAATCTATGCCAACGCATCCTCGGGAAACACGACAGGAAAAGCAGACA ataatGCAACAGTTATCCCCAATCAGGTGTTTCAGCCACTGGGCTCTTGCCCGTGCAATCTGACTGCCGGGGCCTGCGACATCCGCTGCTGCTGTGACAAG gaatGCACCCCAGGGATGAAACAGCTGTTCAATGGATCATGTTTTGAAGGAGTGTTTGGTGGGGATGTCAGTCCACCTTTTGATCAGCTGTGCTCTGTCCAAGCAAGAAGAGATGCCCCGGATTGGTTTCCCTTCTTATGTGTGCAGTCTCCTCTGGACAACACACCTTTCCTTGGTTATTTCTATCACGGGGTTAT TTCTCCATCACAAGTCTCTGCATTTAAGGTTCCTTTTGAAAATGTCCCGGGCCGACTGTTGAGTGGTTACAAACAAGGCGACCCAATTTTGACCACCCAAAATGAGTATTTTACTGTTCCTCAG CCTTTCATAGCTGGACAGTGTGCAAGGAATGCACCTGTGGCTTTTCTCCGGAATTTCAATGTTGAATGCCTTGCTACttgccaggaagggggaggcgtGCCCTTGACTGTTGCGATCAACAGTGGGACCGGAG ACAGCATTGAACCACAAGTCACCCACGAGAGGAAAACCAATGATGTTGCTAGCTGTAGTGGTCGAG AATGCAAAAATGTGACCTTTGCAGAAGACTATACGATCATATGGGAAGGGAAGAGAATAATGGAAGTGAAGGTCACCATCATTTCAGGAGAGACTTGTCCAGAAG CAACACTGAAGCAGAGATTTACGATCAGCTTCGTAAGCAGCAATTCCACTAATGCTGAAGAACTGTCTGGGAACCCAG GTTATCAAGTTGGCAAACCCGTTAGAGCAGCAAACCTGAACACTTCCGATGCTGTGACCACTTTAAAACTTTGGAAGCCAG ATGGCAAAGGTTTGTGTACATCCGCAAGCCTGGTGCCACTCTTGTTTGGGTTGAATTCGGTCTCTGGATGCATTTTGGAAGTTGATCCCAAGGACAACTGCAGTCAGTTGAG GGAGAATGTTACTGAAAGGTTGAATTCCTTGGTGCAAGCCAGCTTTGTCGGAAAGAGAGGCAATTCCAATGCCAGTGACCCAGATGACTGGGTGGAAATAATTC GTTCAGATATTTTTGATCCCACTACAAATGGAAGTGCTGAGTATTTAAAAGGCACTTGCCTATATATTCCTGCTCACTTGAACATTCAGATTATCACTGCAGATGTGGGTGCAATAGAAGGGATTCCTCAGGAGGAGATTCTTGGGGTGCAGATCAG tTTTTCTACAGTCACGTGGCAAGTTCAGTGTCCGATAGTTTGTGAAGATAACACCAGCGCTCTTCCTATCTCTGCCGCAGTGCACTTTATTAAAATACCAGCTCAGCCCCCTGTTCCCATGACAAG ATTTCAAATTAACTACACGGAATACGACTGCAGGAGAAATGATGTTTGCTGGCCAGAACTTTTTTACCCCATGACACGCGATTACACAG GGGAACCGTACTCCCACACTCTTGCCAAAGGCTTGGTATTGGCGTTTTTCTTCCTCATTGCGTTTGTGCTGAGCGATCCTTGGAGGAGATTCTATGAAGCCTGGAATAAAACATGA